From Trichoplusia ni isolate ovarian cell line Hi5 chromosome 8, tn1, whole genome shotgun sequence, one genomic window encodes:
- the LOC113496914 gene encoding seroin-like, giving the protein MAFTTVLTTALLVTCASAGFPAWNEDFPFPGFPAPMVSLRFATPQAMAGVPKFPFPFFGGFPFPTMPPMGFPAIPSVQDIAGSIPAGGTYNGVMVSTQSESKRNEDGTVVKSGGSTVMINDNGKVTVEKTGDSPPEIVPPTNIPAFKKIGPKPMKFSDMFGPSSEEIKTISPEELEDYVPSKGEKFKGHAVVSSSFSTNVNGQKKEGAVVTKVKNDDGTVSTHNFVYQSDDSQ; this is encoded by the exons ATGGCGTTTACGACGGTACTTACGACCGCCTTGCTGGTCACCTGCGCAAGCG CTGGCTTTCCAGCGTGGAACGAAGACTTCCCATTCCCAGG ATTTCCAGCACCGATG GTGTCATTGCGATTCGCCACGCCTCAAGCCATGGCTGGTGTCCCGAAGTTCCCATTCCCATTCTTCGGCGGGTTTCCTTTCCCGACAATGCCTCCTATGGGCTTCCCTGCTATACCGTCGGTCCAGGATATAGCCGGTAGCATCCCAGCCGGCGGGACGTACAACGGTGTGATGGTCAGCACCCAGTCTGAGTCCAAGAGGAACGAGGATGGCACCGTCGTCAAGTCCGGTGGCTCCACCGTCATGATCAACGACAACGGCAAAGTTACCGTAGAAAAGA CAGGAGATTCACCGCCAGAAATTGTGCCTCCAACTAA TATACCCGCTTTCAAAAAGATAGGGCCGAAACCGATGAAATTCTCAGATATGTTTGGCCCGTCTAGTGAAGAAATCAAGACAATATCTCCGGAGGAACTTGAAGATTATGTACCATCAAAAGGGGAAAAGTTTAAAGGACACGCCGTTGTAAGTAGCAGCTTCTCCACAAACGTCAATGGGCAGAAGAAAGAGGGCGCTGTCGTGACCAAAGTCAAGAATGACGACGGAACAGTTTCTACGCACAACTTTGTTTACCAATCGGATGATtcacagtaa